The Panacibacter microcysteis genome includes a window with the following:
- a CDS encoding cytochrome c oxidase subunit I, with translation MSTEVVLDPHHGAVTHHDTHHGDHHEHHHHETFITKYVFSQDHKMIGKQFLITGMFWGVMGGLMSVLFRLQLGYPDATFPWLEDILGKWAKGGHITPEAYYALVTIHGTVLVFFVLTAGLSGTFANLLIPLQVGARDMASPMMNMLSYWFFFAASVVMLSSIFVETGPFSGGWTAYPPLSALGDASPGSKTGMDLWIMAMALFVVSSLLGGLNYIATILNMRTKGMSMTRLPLTIWALFFTAVLGVLSFPVLFSGFILLIFDRNFGTSFYLSDIFINGVGALPNEGGSAILYQHLFWFLGHPEVYIILLPAMGMVSEILATNSRKPIFGYMAMVGSLFAITILAFLVWAHHMFVTGLNPFLGSIFVLLTLLIAVPSAIKVFNWLTTLWRGNIRFTPGMLFAIGFVSLFISGGLTGIWLGNSALDIHLHDTYFVIAHFHIVMGVASMFGMFAGIYHWFPKMYGRYLNNNLAYIHFWLTMIGAYLIFWPMHYEGLAGMPRRYYDYSVWESFKQFAELNRFISTVAMIVFAVQLLFLFNFFYSIFKGRKVTTTNPWGSTTLEWTTPINPGHGNWVGEIPEVHRWAYDYGKDGKDFISQVTPVGADESSH, from the coding sequence ATGAGTACTGAAGTTGTTCTAGATCCTCACCACGGAGCGGTAACTCACCATGATACTCATCATGGAGATCATCATGAACACCATCATCATGAGACGTTTATAACAAAATATGTGTTTAGCCAGGACCATAAAATGATCGGTAAACAATTTTTGATTACCGGCATGTTTTGGGGAGTGATGGGTGGCTTAATGTCAGTGCTGTTTCGTTTGCAATTAGGATATCCTGATGCCACATTTCCATGGTTAGAAGATATTCTGGGTAAATGGGCAAAGGGCGGTCATATAACCCCGGAAGCATATTATGCTTTGGTAACCATACACGGTACTGTACTTGTATTTTTTGTATTGACTGCCGGACTTAGCGGAACATTCGCAAACCTGCTTATACCATTGCAGGTAGGCGCAAGAGACATGGCATCGCCTATGATGAATATGCTTAGCTACTGGTTTTTCTTTGCAGCGAGTGTTGTAATGTTATCGTCGATATTTGTAGAGACAGGTCCTTTTAGCGGTGGCTGGACCGCATACCCGCCTTTGAGTGCATTGGGAGATGCATCGCCGGGATCTAAGACCGGTATGGATTTGTGGATAATGGCGATGGCTTTGTTCGTTGTTTCGTCATTGCTGGGGGGCCTGAACTATATTGCCACCATTCTGAATATGCGTACAAAAGGCATGAGTATGACGCGATTGCCTCTTACTATCTGGGCACTCTTTTTTACAGCAGTATTAGGGGTACTTTCATTCCCTGTTTTGTTTTCTGGTTTTATCCTGCTGATATTCGACAGAAATTTCGGTACAAGCTTTTATTTATCTGATATATTTATAAACGGCGTTGGTGCTTTGCCAAACGAGGGCGGCAGTGCCATTCTTTACCAGCACTTGTTCTGGTTTCTTGGTCACCCCGAGGTTTATATTATCTTGTTGCCGGCTATGGGAATGGTTTCGGAAATATTGGCAACAAACTCAAGAAAGCCAATCTTCGGATATATGGCGATGGTGGGATCATTGTTTGCCATTACCATCCTGGCATTTCTAGTATGGGCGCACCACATGTTTGTAACGGGGCTCAATCCATTCTTAGGATCAATATTCGTACTACTTACACTGTTGATTGCTGTACCGTCAGCCATTAAAGTATTCAACTGGCTAACTACATTGTGGCGGGGCAATATCAGGTTTACACCGGGTATGCTATTTGCAATTGGTTTTGTTAGCTTGTTTATTTCAGGTGGTTTAACGGGTATCTGGCTGGGGAATTCAGCATTGGATATACATCTTCACGATACTTATTTTGTGATCGCTCACTTTCACATTGTAATGGGTGTGGCAAGTATGTTTGGTATGTTTGCCGGCATATACCATTGGTTCCCGAAAATGTATGGCCGCTATTTGAACAATAACCTTGCTTACATACACTTTTGGCTTACAATGATTGGTGCTTACCTGATCTTCTGGCCTATGCACTATGAAGGATTAGCTGGTATGCCGCGTCGTTACTATGACTACAGTGTATGGGAAAGTTTCAAGCAGTTTGCCGAACTGAACAGGTTTATCAGTACAGTAGCTATGATCGTATTTGCCGTACAGTTGTTGTTTCTGTTTAATTTCTTCTACTCAATTTTCAAGGGAAGAAAAGTTACTACAACTAATCCATGGGGCTCAACAACACTTGAATGGACTACACCAATCAATCCGGGTCACGGTAACTGGGTTGGTGAAATTCCTGAAGTGCACCGCTGGGCTTACGACTATGGTAAAGATGGTAAAGATTTTATATCGCAGGTTACACCTGTTGGGGCTGATGAAAGTTCACATTAA
- a CDS encoding cytochrome c oxidase subunit II — protein MSFIFVIAVIVFVFLIIFQIAKASEYVAVLKGDDRARKENNKINGFFMIAFLIAGLIGVYWCNEILVDKTLLVQESASVQGEKVDEMLWVTLIITGIVFVLTQIVLFWFAYRYQESDKRKSFFFPHNNTMEIVWTVVPAIALTVLVVIGLRNWFSFTGDAPKNAMEVEVTGKQFGWIFRYKGDDGVFGKKYFRMIDPATNSLGLNWHDSTGINVKDDPSTHDDIVTEQTMYVVKNKPVKLIIGSRDVVHDVGLPQFRLKMDAVPGTPTTLWFTPKYTTKEMKQKTGNPDFQYEISCDQMCGNGHYSMKGVIEVVSQAEYDEWMAKQKPAFYAAFPEQDPSNIKPATTPADSTKAAAAKVSTVIPEKKG, from the coding sequence ATGTCATTCATTTTTGTAATAGCCGTTATTGTTTTTGTGTTCCTGATTATATTTCAGATAGCTAAGGCTAGTGAGTATGTTGCTGTACTGAAAGGAGATGATCGCGCAAGAAAAGAAAACAATAAGATCAACGGTTTTTTTATGATCGCGTTTCTTATTGCTGGCCTGATAGGAGTTTACTGGTGTAATGAAATATTGGTAGACAAGACTTTACTAGTGCAGGAGTCTGCAAGTGTTCAGGGCGAGAAGGTAGATGAGATGCTTTGGGTTACCTTAATTATCACCGGTATTGTATTCGTACTTACACAGATCGTATTGTTCTGGTTTGCTTACAGGTACCAGGAAAGTGATAAAAGAAAATCATTCTTTTTTCCGCACAATAATACAATGGAAATTGTCTGGACAGTTGTACCGGCTATTGCTTTAACTGTTCTTGTGGTGATAGGTCTTCGCAACTGGTTCTCTTTTACAGGAGATGCACCTAAAAATGCTATGGAAGTTGAAGTTACAGGAAAGCAATTTGGTTGGATTTTCAGGTATAAAGGTGATGACGGTGTTTTTGGTAAAAAATATTTTCGAATGATTGATCCGGCTACCAACTCGCTTGGTTTGAACTGGCATGACAGTACAGGCATCAACGTTAAAGATGATCCAAGTACGCATGACGATATTGTTACTGAGCAGACCATGTACGTTGTAAAAAACAAGCCTGTAAAATTGATTATTGGCTCCAGGGACGTGGTGCATGATGTTGGCCTGCCTCAGTTTCGTCTAAAGATGGATGCTGTTCCGGGAACGCCGACAACACTTTGGTTCACCCCAAAATACACGACTAAAGAGATGAAACAGAAGACAGGTAACCCGGATTTCCAATATGAGATCAGCTGTGACCAGATGTGTGGAAACGGGCACTATTCTATGAAAGGTGTGATAGAGGTTGTTAGCCAGGCAGAGTATGACGAATGGATGGCCAAGCAAAAGCCTGCTTTCTATGCTGCTTTCCCCGAACAAGATCCTTCTAATATTAAGCCTGCGACTACACCTGCAGACAGCACAAAGGCTGCAGCAGCAAAAGTTTCAACAGTTATTCCTGAAAAGAAAGGTTAA
- a CDS encoding quinol:cytochrome C oxidoreductase gives MASFRAQFELPSKTRTWSLALIAIGAVALIAGLVTKGFSSDEHEKSVFWATLMYNSIFFTLICNASMFFICATTLAMGGWQMVFRRVPEAISKAVIVLGSITWLVLFYIVVIDHNHHIYHWLDESAKVDPILKGKLGFLNPTFFLIWTTLAIGLWILLGARMRKLSSEADGGPMDPETGKSYIWRNTVTGSLFIVWFALTVASTIPWLWLMSLDAHWYSTMYSWYTFASSFVSGMALIALWVIFLKNKGYLEYTNQEHLHDIGKFMFAFSIFWTYLWFSQYMLIWYGNISEETVYFKHRVQGPYKGIFFLNLIINFVCPLLILMKRSTKRNYTLVTFMAVLIIFGHWVDFFQMVMGSVSKDHVSLSWLDFGIAAFFVGLVILLVSGELAKKPLLSKYHPFLKESIIHHT, from the coding sequence ATGGCTTCATTTAGAGCACAATTCGAACTGCCTTCAAAAACAAGAACCTGGTCGCTTGCACTCATTGCAATCGGTGCCGTGGCGTTGATAGCAGGTCTGGTTACCAAGGGTTTTAGCAGCGATGAGCATGAGAAATCGGTTTTTTGGGCTACACTCATGTATAACAGCATCTTTTTTACGCTTATTTGTAATGCAAGTATGTTTTTCATATGTGCAACTACTCTAGCAATGGGAGGCTGGCAAATGGTGTTTCGCAGAGTTCCTGAAGCTATATCAAAAGCCGTAATCGTTTTGGGATCTATTACATGGCTCGTATTGTTTTACATTGTTGTAATTGATCACAATCATCATATTTATCACTGGCTGGATGAAAGTGCGAAAGTTGATCCGATTTTAAAAGGAAAACTGGGATTTCTGAATCCCACATTCTTCCTTATATGGACAACCCTTGCAATTGGCTTATGGATTCTGTTGGGTGCAAGAATGAGAAAACTAAGCAGTGAAGCTGACGGAGGACCTATGGATCCGGAAACTGGTAAAAGTTATATCTGGAGAAATACAGTAACAGGCTCCCTGTTCATCGTTTGGTTTGCGCTTACGGTAGCGTCTACAATACCATGGTTATGGCTTATGAGTCTTGATGCACACTGGTATTCTACTATGTATAGCTGGTACACATTCGCAAGCTCTTTTGTAAGCGGTATGGCTTTGATTGCGCTCTGGGTTATTTTTCTAAAAAACAAGGGATACCTTGAGTATACAAATCAGGAGCACCTGCATGATATTGGTAAATTCATGTTTGCTTTTTCTATTTTTTGGACGTACCTGTGGTTTTCTCAATACATGCTAATTTGGTATGGCAACATTTCTGAGGAAACAGTATATTTTAAACATCGGGTACAGGGGCCGTACAAAGGAATATTTTTCCTTAATCTTATAATCAATTTCGTTTGTCCGTTGTTAATATTAATGAAGCGATCTACTAAACGCAATTATACATTGGTTACCTTTATGGCGGTGCTAATTATATTTGGTCACTGGGTAGATTTCTTCCAGATGGTAATGGGAAGTGTGTCTAAAGATCATGTTTCATTAAGCTGGTTAGATTTTGGAATTGCTGCTTTCTTTGTTGGCCTGGTGATATTACTTGTCTCTGGTGAGCTGGCTAAGAAGCCACTACTCTCAAAATATCATCCTTTTCTTAAAGAAAGCATCATACACCATACATAA
- a CDS encoding c-type cytochrome — protein sequence MKKISVIVFVTSGIVLAACSDVRRDPGTIYMPDMAYSRAYETYAERDSAIFSTNEKRTDDKIFYNNQPVAGTIARGEEIPFSLAKDAAGDTTNYIASKAVTNPLPALNDAQMKEAERQYLINCGICHGAKLDGNGPLYKDGAGPYPAKPATLVGDAKYEAMPEGQMFYSVTYGKNLMGSYASQLNRDQRWAIIHYIKAKQAKNAPAAKPAADSTVSAKK from the coding sequence ATGAAAAAAATATCTGTTATAGTTTTTGTTACATCAGGAATAGTTTTAGCGGCTTGCAGTGATGTAAGGCGTGATCCCGGTACGATTTACATGCCTGATATGGCATATAGCCGTGCCTACGAAACTTACGCTGAACGCGATTCCGCTATTTTTTCCACCAATGAAAAACGTACAGACGATAAAATATTTTATAATAACCAGCCTGTAGCTGGTACTATAGCAAGAGGAGAAGAAATACCTTTTTCACTGGCAAAAGATGCAGCCGGCGATACAACAAATTATATTGCTTCAAAAGCTGTAACTAATCCTTTGCCTGCCTTGAATGATGCACAGATGAAAGAGGCAGAGCGTCAGTACCTGATTAACTGTGGTATCTGCCATGGCGCCAAATTAGACGGTAACGGACCGCTGTATAAAGACGGTGCTGGTCCTTATCCTGCAAAACCCGCAACGTTGGTAGGAGATGCTAAATATGAGGCAATGCCTGAGGGACAAATGTTTTATTCAGTAACGTATGGAAAAAACCTGATGGGAAGTTATGCTTCGCAGTTAAACAGGGATCAGCGCTGGGCCATCATACACTATATTAAGGCAAAACAGGCAAAAAATGCACCGGCTGCAAAACCGGCTGCAGACAGTACGGTATCAGCAAAAAAATAA
- a CDS encoding DUF3341 domain-containing protein translates to MAQKKFVVGCFKDEDVLFPAVKKVRVAGYKIHDVYTPFPVHGLDHAMGLRETSLHTAGFIYGITGTSTALGCISWILAKDWPLNIGGKPHFALPAWIPIMFELTVLFAAVGMVLTFCYLCQLAPFLKKHTFHARATDDTFVMVIECTAKTNVEDLKGFLASAGAQEISVQDAEAGWWLGTYDKDQQLIKEKEVSIA, encoded by the coding sequence ATGGCACAAAAGAAATTTGTAGTAGGTTGTTTTAAAGATGAAGATGTTTTATTCCCGGCGGTAAAGAAAGTAAGAGTTGCGGGATATAAAATTCATGATGTTTATACACCTTTCCCGGTGCATGGCCTTGATCATGCAATGGGTTTAAGAGAGACAAGTCTTCATACAGCCGGATTTATTTATGGTATTACCGGTACTTCGACAGCGCTTGGCTGCATAAGCTGGATTCTGGCAAAAGACTGGCCGTTGAATATTGGTGGTAAACCCCATTTTGCTTTGCCCGCCTGGATACCCATTATGTTTGAACTTACCGTTCTTTTCGCTGCTGTTGGAATGGTGCTTACATTTTGTTATCTCTGCCAGTTAGCACCTTTCCTGAAAAAGCATACGTTTCATGCAAGAGCCACAGATGATACTTTTGTTATGGTAATTGAGTGCACCGCAAAAACAAACGTAGAAGATCTGAAAGGTTTTCTTGCAAGTGCAGGCGCACAGGAAATAAGTGTGCAGGATGCAGAAGCAGGTTGGTGGTTAGGTACATACGATAAAGACCAGCAGCTAATTAAAGAAAAAGAAGTAAGCATCGCATAA
- the cyoE gene encoding heme o synthase encodes MNKSLKSSTSFSLASKVKDYFQLIKFTLSFTVVFSCVICYLLAPNIVDFDLKMIVLLFVAGMLVTGSANAINQASEKDTDALMKRTGKRPVANGRMSQREAYTFALIAGIVGVFLMYQYFNTASALLSAFSLFLYSYIYTPLKKVSSVSVLVGAFPGAIPCLIGWVAATNAFSPFAIVEGTSISNAAGWALFGIQFLWQFPHFWAIAWVAHNDYDRAGFKLLPGGNEPTRSTALQAIAYAVMMVPLGLLPFYFGITGTVSMWIVIAANVFIVAQCVRLYIDMDVKAARRVMFSSYIYLPVVFLALLADKIPVSG; translated from the coding sequence ATGAACAAATCGCTTAAATCTTCCACCTCTTTCTCATTAGCCTCGAAGGTGAAGGATTATTTTCAGCTTATTAAATTCACACTAAGCTTTACAGTGGTTTTTTCATGCGTTATATGCTACCTGTTGGCGCCAAATATTGTAGATTTTGATTTAAAGATGATTGTGCTGCTGTTCGTAGCCGGAATGCTTGTAACAGGAAGTGCTAATGCCATAAACCAGGCTTCTGAAAAAGATACAGACGCTTTAATGAAACGCACTGGTAAGAGACCTGTAGCAAATGGCAGAATGAGCCAGAGAGAAGCATATACATTTGCTCTTATAGCTGGTATAGTTGGTGTTTTCCTGATGTACCAATATTTTAATACGGCATCCGCCCTATTATCAGCATTCAGTCTTTTTTTATACTCATACATCTATACCCCGCTGAAAAAAGTTAGCTCTGTTTCTGTATTGGTTGGTGCTTTCCCCGGCGCTATCCCTTGTTTAATTGGCTGGGTTGCTGCAACAAATGCTTTCAGTCCTTTTGCCATTGTCGAAGGCACATCCATTTCTAATGCCGCGGGGTGGGCATTGTTTGGTATACAATTTCTTTGGCAGTTTCCCCATTTCTGGGCAATTGCGTGGGTTGCGCATAATGATTACGACAGGGCCGGGTTTAAATTGCTGCCAGGTGGGAATGAACCAACAAGAAGCACAGCATTACAGGCAATTGCATACGCGGTTATGATGGTTCCACTAGGGTTATTACCTTTTTATTTTGGTATAACAGGTACGGTCAGTATGTGGATCGTTATTGCGGCAAACGTATTCATAGTTGCACAGTGTGTGCGCTTGTATATAGATATGGATGTAAAAGCTGCAAGACGTGTAATGTTTAGCAGTTATATTTATTTGCCGGTGGTTTTTCTTGCATTACTGGCCGATAAAATTCCTGTTTCAGGTTAG